The genomic stretch GTTTTTCACTGCTATCCTTTAACATTGATATGGCCTTAAGATATGCACCCTTCTTATAGTATATCCAACCGAGTGTATCTGATACACCAGGGTCCTCTGGAAGTTTCTCCTTTGCCCTCTGTGCAAGGTCCAATGCAATGTCTATGTTCCCTCCATACTCTGCATATATCCATGCAAGATTGTTTGCTGCAGGGGCGAATTTGGGGTCAATCTTTAATGCCTTTTCGTAATATCCCTTTGCCTTATCATGATTTTTTTGGGAATCGTAGAGTATGCCTATGAGCATATAGGGTTGGAGATAATTGGGGTTTACCTTAATAGCCTCTTCAAATCTTGCAATGGCCTTGTCATAGGTCTTGCTTCGCGCATACAATGCC from Nitrospirota bacterium encodes the following:
- a CDS encoding tetratricopeptide repeat protein, with the protein product ALYARSKTYDKAIARFEEAIKVNPNYLQPYMLIGILYDSQKNHDKAKGYYEKALKIDPKFAPAANNLAWIYAEYGGNIDIALDLAQRAKEKLPEDPGVSDTLGWIYYKKGAYLKAISMLKDSSEKLQDNPTVHYHLGMAYYKNGDKEMARRELDAALNLNQKFDEMEETKKVIASLRR